One stretch of Brettanomyces nanus chromosome 4, complete sequence DNA includes these proteins:
- the FLD1 gene encoding S-(hydroxymethyl)glutathione dehydrogenase (BUSCO:EOG09342C1O), translating to MSTAGNPITCKAAVCWGSGEDLKIETVQVAPPKAHEVRVKVEYTGVCHTDEFTRSGQDPEGDFPVIFGHEGAGIVESVGKDVVNVKVGDHVVLLYTPECGECKFCKSGKTNLCGKIRDTQGKGLMPDETSRFTCKGKPILHYMGCSSFSQYTVVTDISVVTVNPKAPMDKTCLLGCGVTTGLGAAVNVAKIEPGDNVGVFGAGCIGLSVIQGAAQKKAGKIIVVDINDDKKEWAMKFGATDFVNPAKDLKPGESIVEVLTKMTDGGFDWDFDCTGSVQVMRNALESCHKGWGQSIVIGVAAAGKEISTRPFQLVTGRIWRGCAFGGVKGRSQMPGIVQDYMDGKFKVDEFITQRYPLDQINKAFVDMHNGNSIRAVINMSA from the exons ATGTCTACTGCAGGAAAT CCAATCACTTGTAAAGCAGCTGTATGCTGGGGTTCAGGtgaagacttgaagatTGAAACAGTCCAAGTGGCCCCTCCAAAAGCACACGAGGTTCGTGTTAAGGTGGAGTACACGGGTGTTTGCCACACGGATGAGTTCACTCGTTCTGGACAGGATCCAGAGGGTGATTTTCCGGTTATCTTTGGCCACGAAGGTGCTGGTATTGTCGAATCAGTAGGCAAAGACGTTGTAAATGTCAAGGTGGGAGACCATGTGGTGTTATTGTATACACCGGAATGTGGCGAGTGTAAATTTTGCAAATCGGGCAAAACAAACCTATGTGGTAAGATTAGAGACACCCAAGGTAAAGGTTTGATGCCAGATGAAACCTCAAGATTCACTTGCAAGGGTAAGCCTATTCTACATTATATGGGTTGTTCGTCCTTTTCTCAGTACACAGTGGTGACTGACATTTCTGTTGTTACTGTTAATCCTAAAGCTCCAATGGACAAAACGTGTTTGTTGGGCTGTGGTGTGACCACAGGTCTTGGAGCTGCTGTTAACGTTGCCAAAATTGAGCCCGGTGACAACGTTGGTGTGTTCGGTGCTGGCTGTATTGGATTGTCTGTAATTCAAGGTGCTGCACAGAAAAAAGCGGGCAAGattattgttgttgacATCAATGACGATAAAAAGGAGTGGGCCATGAAGTTTGGAGCCACCGATTTCGTCAATCCAGCTAAGGATTTAAAGCCTGGTGAAAGCATCGTTGAAGTATTGACCAAAATGACTGATGGTGGTTTTGATTGGGACTTTGACTGCACTGGTAGCGTTCAGGTGATGCGAAATGCTTTGGAATCGTGCCACAAAGGTTGGGGACAATCTATCGTCATTGGCGTTGCCGCTGCAGGCAAAGAAATTTCTACAAGACCTTTCCAATTGGTTACTGGAAGAATCTGGAGAGGTTGTGCCTTTGGAGGTGTTAAGGGAAGATCTCAGATGCCAGGTATAGTTCAGGATTACATGGACGGTAAGTTTAAAGTGGATGAATTCATTACCCAGAGATATCCTTTGGACCAGATCAACAAAGCTTTCGTTGATATGCACAACGGTAATTCTATTAGAGCTGTTATTAACATGTCAGCTTGA
- a CDS encoding uncharacterized protein (BUSCO:EOG09340RH4) — MSEINPKKRKIEENEPEKEEDKTAESIKAAVAKVTPVAPVAPVAPVAPVAPPNYSQWKKKLETSLKTNQRDEIVQTFEEYLAIFKNDGKIWSQYIDYEMTHPVEPLKLDKKKIEALFSKCLTKIYDVDLWRLYLSYVEKINSSTTDGTTSELDRSVVLKALNFAADNVGIDYLNSQRLWSDYVKYLNQWQPSNDNEAETRISLTRQVMTKMIQVPSLRLEDNWKMYISFENETDQAKGRKNINDRSPEFMKLRPLSQELYVITKPLKEATTRRHSKRQLDYFSRWLRWEAANKLGLDDEKLKQRINYAYRLPTQYLRFQPEVWYNYASYLFNEKKNDEAVEIIKDGLLLNPESLTLTYQLANYYESMSNLAESRQTWLNLIDCLTVNSGKAAKSKSSDYHRAVSTCYSLLMRQMKRMGTLKDVRSVFSMARKFKGVIWQVFVDYALIEYQANDVRVAVRSFELAMRYFGHEYDFISAYMDFLISIKDMTNCKKLIEIALQNFQGDSPSLYKLFKRYLKIELGFGDTNSIKALETRFIQQFPDTTPFDLGLIGFQSDFDSFNAAKMTDQYSEPSELTKKTKQKKGKKDSMDVIDVDEDMDADADADEDGMTDNGINGINGVDSISGIDSSLGSSLPDATKPKKKPFIVRDEMYNLLRVLPKAEYYEDKPQLFDPKKTVDFFTNLKI, encoded by the coding sequence ATGTCAGAAATCAACCCCAAGAAGCGTAAAATCGAGGAAAATGAACCcgagaaggaggaggataaGACTGCGGAAAGTATCAAAGCAGCAGTTGCCAAGGTGACTCCGGTGGCTCCGGTGGCTCCGGTAGCTCCGGTGGCTCCGGTGGCTCCTCCAAACTACTCACagtggaagaaaaagctCGAGACCAGCTTGAAAACTAAccaaagagatgaaatCGTTCaaacctttgaagaatatcttgCAATTTTTAAGAATGACGGCAAAATCTGGTCACAGTATATCGATTATGAGATGACTCATCCCGTGGAGCCTCTGAAGCtagataagaagaagatcgaAGCCCTTTTCTCGAAGTGTCTTACCAAAATATACGATGTCGACTTATGGCGATTATATTTGAGCTACGTTGAGAAAATCAACTCCTCTACAACAGACGGTACAACCAGTGAACTGGATCGATCCGTTGTGTTAAAAGCTCTCAATTTTGCTGCTGATAATGTTGGAATAGACTATTTGAACTCACAAAGACTCTGGAGTGATTATGTTAAGTATCTCAATCAATGGCAGCCTTCCAATGACAACGAGGCGGAGACTCGCATTTCCTTGACTCGTCAGGTGATGACTAAGATGATTCAGGTTCCTTCTCTACGATTAGAGGACAATTGGAAGATGTATATTagctttgaaaatgaaacAGACCAGGCCAAAGGACGTAAAAACATCAACGACAGATCTCCCGAGTTTATGAAACTTAGACCATTGAGCCAGGAGCTTTATGTTATTACCAAACCATTGAAAGAAGCCACTACTAGGCGTCACAGTAAGCGGCAATTAGACTATTTTTCACGCTGGCTTCGTTGGGAAGCCGCAAACAAGCTGGGATTGGACGATGAAAAGCTCAAACAGCGTATTAATTATGCGTATCGATTGCCTACTCAATATTTGCGCTTTCAACCAGAAGTGTGGTACAATTATGCCTCATATCTCTtcaatgagaagaaaaatgacGAAGCTGTGGAGATTATCAAGGATGGACTTCTATTGAACCCAGAAAGTCTGACTCTTACCTATCAGTTGGCCAATTATTATGAAAGCATGTCTAATTTGGCCGAATCCCGTCAAACttggttgaatttgatTGATTGTCTAACTGTAAATTCAGGAAAAGCTGCAAAATCCAAGTCCTCGGACTATCACCGCGCCGTTTCTACATGCTACTCGTTACTTATGAGGCAAATGAAACGGATGGGTACCCTTAAAGATGTTCGATCGGTCTTTTCCATGGCCAGAAAGTTTAAAGGAGTTATTTGGCAGGTATTTGTCGACTACGCATTGATAGAATACCAAGCCAATGACGTTCGTGTGGCCGTTAGATCATTTGAGTTGGCTATGAGATACTTTGGTCACGAGTACGACTTTATTTCTGCATACATGGACTTTCTTATCAGCATCAAAGATATGACCAACTGtaagaagttgattgaaATTGCTCTGCAAAACTTCCAAGGTGACTCTCCATCTTTATACAAATTATTTAAGCGATACTTGAAGATAGAACTTGGGTTTGGAGACACAAATTCCATCAAAGCCCTTGAAACACGGTTTATCCAACAATTCCCTGACACTACGCCTTTTGATTTAGGACTTATAGGTTTCCAAAGTGACTTTGACTCTTTTAATGCTGCCAAAATGACTGACCAATACTCAGAGCCTTCCGAACTAACCAAAAAGAcaaaacagaaaaaggGTAAGAAAGATTCGATGGATGTCATAGACGTAGATGAGGATATGGATGCAGATGCAGATGCAGACGAGGATGGAATGACCGACAACGGCATCAACGGAATTAACGGTGTTGACAGCATCAGCGGCATTGACAGCTCTCTCGGGTCCTCTCTTCCTGACGCTACgaaaccaaagaaaaaaccATTTATCGTTAGAGACGAGATGTACAACCTCCTCCGAGTGCTCCCTAAAGCTGAGTACTACGAAGACAAACCACAGTTGTTTGACCCAAAGAAAACCGTTGACTTCTTCACTAATCTAAAGATATAG
- the ADE6 gene encoding phosphoribosylformylglycinamidine synthase (BUSCO:EOG093404CF~MEROPS:MER0042827), which produces MSSQMLIFPGPEALSSFRIATLITAVNKLVNSSVVTSIKSCYVHYVDVDPSLLTDSSSLDKLHLLLKYDNALDLSDPLTKELFDLVQVQADTEGLLTSRLGPDTYLIRVIPRSGTISPWSSKATNIVEVCGLGNLVHRVERGQAFLLQVRPGFPILDFFNKDKFKCLSSVYDRMTQTLYVNESTPKFDDLFASHNPKPLVIVDILGSKDKLYKANKAMGLALDEDEVQYLIKAFHDTLHRNPTDVELFMFAQVNSEHCRHKIFNADWKIDGDKMDRSLFQMIRNTHKLNPQYTVSAYSDNAAVYEGTDAYLWYPDVSKAHKWTSLAELVHTLIKVETHNHPTAVSPFPGAATGSGGEIRDEAAVGRGSKTRCGLAGYIVSDLQLPGQSEPWELNIGRPDHIASPLEIMIEAPLGSAAFNNEFGRPAITGFFRTLTTTVKDFDGKPQVRGFHKPIMLAGGLGSVRPQLSLKSDFKVTPGACLIALGGPSMLIGLGGGAASSVASGEGSAELDFASVQRGNPEMQRRAQQVIDACNALGMDSPIQCIHDVGAGGLSNAFPELVHDNGLGGKFELRNIPCLEPGMSPMELWCNESQERYVLAVAPHDIDQFKAVCNRERCPFAVVGTATSEQRLILTDKLLNTTPIDLDMSLLFGKPPRMSREDATRPLKLEPLKLDDISVADALGRVLHLPCVGSKSFLITIGDRTVTGLIDRDQFVGPWQVPVADVGVAATSLGDTVVTTGDAMATGERPALALISPESSARICVAESLTNLFAADLRGLDRVKLSANWMSSASTPGEGSALYRAVKAVGMEMCPALGIEIPVGKDSMSMKMSWDKNEVVSPLALCITAFCGVNNTSKTWTPVMKREDDTVLVLVDLGNSSHALGASALSQVFRQVGNDAPDVHDVQIFKGFLEALLELHQGSTILAYHDRSDGGLIVTLLEMAFASRSGLDIELKQDGVDVLAALFNEEVGSVFQVKRSELDEFATVFEHHGVPKEAISIVGKPVFSSDQKITISVNGVAQLAETRAHLQQQWASTSHFIQRLRDNPQSADQEYQSILDNVDPGLTYKLTYDPVDDLGISTFGGEKPKVAILREQGVNSQLEMAWCFQQAGFNAYDVHMTDIISGKVSLNEFVGIAACGGFSYGDVLGAGNGWAKSVLYNSRAKAEFRRFFHDRADTFAFGSCNGCQFLTRLKELIPGAESWPTFEKNKSEQYEARVCTLEVTEENSAHPCIFFDGMRGSKLPIAVAHGEGRASFESERQIADFDSQGLVAARYVDNYGVPTEKYPFNPNGSPEGISGVRTPNGRVLAMMPHPERVSRLEANSYYPEEEIQKWGGYGPWIRLFRNARVWVEKTSS; this is translated from the coding sequence ATGTCCTCTCAAATGCTTATATTTCCGGGTCCGGAAGCTCTATCTAGCTTCCGTATTGCCACGTTGATCACTGCAGTTAATAAACTTGTCAATTCCTCTGTCGTGACTTCTATTAAGTCCTGCTACGTTCATTATGTTGATGTCGATCCCTCTTTACTCActgattcttcttctcttgacAAATTACATTTGTTACTTAAATACGACAATGCTTTGGATCTTTCTGACCCTCTCACAAAAGAGTTATTTGATCttgttcaagttcaagCTGATACTGAAGGTCTTTTAACTTCTCGTTTAGGCCCTGATACATACCTTATTAGAGTTATTCCTAGATCCGGTACCATTTCTCCTTGGTCTTCCAAAGCCACTAATATTGTTGAAGTTTGTGGTCTCGGTAATTTGGTTCATCGTGTTGAAAGAGGCCAGGctttccttctccaagtTAGACCAGGCTTTCCCATCTTGGACTTCTTTAATAAGGACAAGTTCAAATGTTTGAGTAGTGTATATGATAGAATGACTCAAACTTTGTATGTCAATGAATCGACTCCGAAGTTTGATGACTTGTTTGCCAGTCATAATCCTAAACCTCTTGTTATAGTTGACATTCTAGGCTCTAAGGATAAGCTTTATAAGGCCAATAAGGCTATGGGTCTTGCTCTTGACGAAGACGAAGTTCAGTATTTGATTAAGGCTTTCCACGATACGCTTCATAGAAATCCTACCGATGTCGAGTTGTTCATGTTTGCTCAAGTGAACTCGGAACATTGTCGTCATAAGATCTTCAATGCTGATTGGAAGATCGATGGAGATAAGATGGATCGTTCATTATTTCAGATGATCCGTAACACTCATAAGTTGAATCCCCAATATACTGTATCTGCTTACAGTGATAATGCTGCCGTTTACGAAGGCACTGATGCCTATTTGTGGTATCCTGACGTTAGCAAAGCACACAAATGGACCTCTTTGGCTGAATTGGTTCATACTTTAATCAAAGTTGAGACTCATAATCATCCAACTGCTGTTTCACCTTTCCCCGGTGCTGCCACTGGTTCAGGTGGAGAAATTAGGGACGAGGCTGCTGTCGGACGTGGTTCTAAGACCCGTTGCGGTTTGGCCGGTTACATTGTATCCGACTTGCAATTGCCCGGTCAATCAGAGCCATGGGAATTGAATATTGGAAGACCGGATCATATTGCTTCTCCATTGGAGATTATGATTGAGGCTCCATTGGGTTCTGCTGCCTTTAACAACGAGTTTGGGAGACCTGCCATTACTGGTTTTTTCCGAACTTTGACCACCACCGTGAAAGATTTCGATGGTAAGCCCCAGGTTCGTGGATTCCATAAGCCTATCATGCTTGCTGGTGGCTTGGGTTCTGTTAGACCTCAATTGTCTCTAAAATCAGACTTTAAAGTGACTCCTGGCGCCTGTCTCATTGCTCTCGGGGGTCCTTCGATGTTGATCGGTTTGGGAGGAGGTGCTGCATCGTCTGTTGCATCTGGTGAAGGCTCTGCTGAACTTGATTTTGCTTCTGTTCAGCGTGGTAATCCAGAAATGCAGCGTCGGGCCCAGCAGGTCATTGACGCCTGTAATGCCTTGGGTATGGATTCTCCAATTCAGTGTATTCATGATGTTGGTGCGGGTGGTTTATCCAACGCGTTCCCTGAGTTGGTTCACGACAATGGACTAGGAGGAAAGTTCGAGCTTAGAAATATTCCATGTCTAGAACCTGGGATGTCTCCTATGGAGCTCTGGTGTAACGAGTCCCAGGAAAGATACGTTCTGGCAGTTGCTCCACATGATATCGATCAATTCAAAGCTGTTTGCAACCGTGAGAGATGTCCATTTGCCGTTGTTGGTACCGCCACTAGCGAACAAAGACTTATTTTGACTGACAAGCTTCTTAATACCACACCGATCGACTTAGATATGAGTCTGTTGTTTGGCAAACCTCCAAGAATGTCGCGTGAGGATGCCACCAGACCTTTGAAGCTTGAGCCTTTGAAATTGGATGACATCTCTGTAGCTGATGCTTTAGGAAGGGTGCTTCATTTGCCATGTGTTGGCTCGAAATCGTTTCTTATAACAATTGGTGATAGAACTGTGACTGGACTTATCGACAGAGATCAGTTTGTGGGTCCTTGGCAAGTGCCTGTAGCCGATGTTGGAGTGGCTGCCACTTCTCTTGGTGATACTGTAGTTACCACTGGTGATGCTATGGCTACTGGAGAGAGGCCTGCATTGGCTTTGATATCTCCGGAATCTTCTGCACGTATCTGTGTTGCCGAATCTCTCACTAACTTGTTTGCCGCTGACCTCAGAGGTCTCGATAGAGTCAAGCTCAGTGCCAACTGGATGTCCTCTGCCTCAACACCCGGTGAAGGCTCGGCTCTGTACCGTGCAGTTAAGGCTGTTGGTATGGAGATGTGTCCTGCATTGGGTATTGAGATTCCTGTCGGTAAGGACTCGATGTCTATGAAGATGTCCTGGGACAAAAATGAAGTTGTTTCTCCCTTGGCTCTTTGTATCACTGCTTTCTGTGGTGTTAACAATACCTCAAAGACTTGGACTCCTGtgatgaagagagaagatgataccGTTTTGGTGTTGGTTGATTTGGGTAATTCTTCACACGCTCTTGGTGCCTCTGCATTGTCTCAGGTTTTTAGACAAGTGGGTAACGATGCTCCTGATGTTCATGACGTTCAGATTTTCAAAGGATTCCTTGAAGCACTTCTTGAATTGCATCAGGGCTCTACGATCCTAGCATATCATGACCGTTCTGATGGTGGTCTAATTGTGACACTACTTGAAATGGCCTTTGCCAGTAGAAGTGGATTGGAcattgaattgaagcaGGACGGTGTTGATGTTCTTGCAGCACTAtttaatgaagaagtcgGTTCTGTTTTCCAGGTTAAACGCTCGGAATTGGACGAATTTGCGACTGTTTTTGAACATCATGGTGTTCCAAAGGAGGCTATTTCTATTGTTGGAAAACCAGTGTTTTCTTCAGACCAGAAGATCACAATCTCCGTGAACGGAGTGGCCCAGTTAGCTGAAACCCGTGCTCATTTACAACAGCAATGGGCTTCGACGTCTCATTTTATTCAGAGACTTAGAGACAATCCACAATCGGCTGATCAAGAGTACCAGTCTATATTGGATAACGTGGATCCTGGTCTCACTTATAAATTGACTTATGATCCTGTGGATGACTTGGGAATAAGTACATTTGGCGGTGAGAAGCCGAAGGTGGCGATTTTGCGAGAGCAAGGAGTGAACTCACAACTTGAGATGGCCTGGTGTTTTCAGCAGGCTGGATTCAATGCTTATGATGTTCATATGACAGACATCATTTCAGGAAAGGTGTCCCTAAATGAGTTTGTGGGTATTGCTGCCTGCGGAGGATTTTCGTATGGTGATGTGCTTGGTGCAGGTAATGGCTGGGCCAAGTCTGTTCTTTACAATAGTCGTGCCAAGGCTGAGTTTCGGAGATTCTTTCATGACAGAGCAGATACTTTTGCCTTTGGATCCTGTAATGGATGCCAGTTCCTAACCAGACTCAAGGAGCTAATTCCGGGCGCAGAATCGTGGCCAACATTCGAGAAGAACAAGTCTGAACAGTATGAGGCTCGTGTGTGCACTTTGGAGGTGACAGAGGAGAACTCTGCACACCCGTGTATCTTTTTTGACGGCATGAGAGGCTCGAAATTGCCTATTGCCGTAGCCCACGGAGAAGGTCGTGCCAGCTTCGAGTCAGAGAGGCAGATTGCGGACTTCGACTCGCAAGGACTTGTTGCTGCCAGATATGTAGATAATTACGGAGTTCCTACGGAAAAGTATCCATTTAATCCAAATGGATCCCCAGAGGGAATCAGTGGAGTTCGTACACCAAACGGTCGAGTTCTAGCCATGATGCCGCATCCAGAGAGGGTGTCTCGTCTTGAGGCCAACTCGTACTatcctgaagaagagatccaGAAATGGGGAGGTTATGGACCGTGGATTCGGTTGTTTAGAAACGCAAGGGTTTGGGTGGAGAAGACCAGTAGTTAG
- the GCN5 gene encoding histone acetyltransferase has translation MAATKRKRTRGKEVGEEAVAETEEEGEAEAEEEEEEAEEKAEEEAEEKTSSPKDQKPNDDLGISKIEVDNEEAMDEEPLEEEERKRIVNYEFDGRKYSYKEKPSVIEEKEGKIEFRVVNNDGKGDELIILTGLKNIFQKQLPEMPKAYITRLVFDRSHVSIAVVRKPLIVVGGITIKPFESHHFAEIVFCAISSSEQVRGYGAHMMNHLKTYVRGTMDVKYFLTYADNYAIGYFKKQGFTKEITLPKKLWMGYIKDYEGGTLMQCTMLPRIRYLDGPKILSLQRAAILKKIRSIGHSHLVRPGLKHFKENTPSPLDPLTIPGIREAGWTKEMDDLAQQPKRSPHYAVMMTLLTEMMNHPSNWPFLQPVNKDEVADYYQVITEPMDLSTMEVKLDSNAYEALDDFLYDCKLIFANCRQYNGENTTFFKNANKLEKVLINKLKDFPEYSQYVDMLQQ, from the coding sequence ATGGCTGcaacaaagagaaagagaacaCGAGGAAAGGAGGTGGGAGAGGAGGCAGTGGCCGagactgaagaagagggGGAGGCGGAGGctgaggaagaggaggaagaggccGAGGAAAAAGCCGAGGAAGAGGCCGAGGAAAAGACATCTTCACCAAAAGATCAGAAGCCAAATGACGACCTTGGGATCTCGAAAATTGAAGTGGATAACGAAGAAGCTATGGATGAAGAACCactagaagaagaagaacgtAAACGAATTGTTAACTACGAATTTGATGGACGGAAATACTCATACAAAGAAAAGCCTTCTGTTATAGAGGAAAAGGAAGGAAAGATCGAGTTTAGAGTAGTGAACAATGATGGAAAAGGAGATGAGTTGATCATTTTGACTGggttgaagaatatcttcCAGAAACAGCTTCCAGAGATGCCCAAAGCTTATATTACCCGGCTTGTATTTGATCGTTCGCATGTGTCTATTGCAGTTGTTAGAAAGCCACTTATAGTAGTAGGAGGAATTACAATCAAGCCATTTGAAAGCCATCATTTTGCTGAGATTGTATTCTGTGCCATCTCCTCATCGGAACAGGTCAGAGGTTATGGTGCTCATATGATGAACCATTTAAAGACGTATGTTAGAGGTACCATGGATGTCAAGTATTTTCTCACATATGCAGATAACTATGCTATTGGTTATTTCAAGAAGCAGGGATTTACTAAGGAGATAACTCTGCCCAAAAAGCTGTGGATGGGATATATTAAAGATTATGAGGGAGGAACACTAATGCAATGCACTATGCTACCGAGAATCCGGTATTTGGATGGTCCTAAGATCTTGTCATTACAGAGAGCTGctatattgaagaagataaggtCGATAGGTCATTCGCACTTGGTTCGACCCGGATTAAAGCACTTTAAAGAAAATACACCTTCTCCATTAGATCCTTTGACGATACCAGGAATTAGAGAAGCTGGTTGGACtaaagaaatggatgatTTGGCACAACAACCAAAGAGAAGTCCGCATTATGCTGTTATGATGACTTTGCTCACAGAAATGATGAATCATCCATCAAACTGGCCGTTTCTACAGCCCGTTAATAAGGATGAGGTCGCTGATTACTACCAGGTTATAACAGAACCAATGGATTTGAGTACTATGGAGGTGAAACTTGATAGTAATGCTTATGAAGCATTGGACGACTTCCTCTACGATTGTAAGTTGATCTTCGCCAATTGTCGTCAATATAATGGGGAGAAtaccaccttcttcaagaacgCCAATAAGTTGGAAAAGGTTCTCATTAATAAGCTTAAGGATTTCCCTGAGTATTCACAGTATGTCGACATGCTACAGCAGTAA
- the PUP2 gene encoding proteasome component pup2 (BUSCO:EOG09343FQ3~MEROPS:MER0047611), translated as MFLTRSEYDRGVSTFSPEGRLFQVEYSLEAIKLGSTAIGICTSEGVILAVEKRVTSPLLESDSVEKIMEVEKHVGCAMSGLTADARSLIDHARVAAVQHDLYYHEPIGVEALTQSVCDLALRFGEGASGEKRLMSRPFGVALLVAGYDEEKGPQLYHSEPSGTFYRYDAKAIGSGSEGAQAELQNEYHKSLTLKEAEFLALKVLKQVMEEKLDSKNAQMASVTKEGGFRIYSEQELAGIIDKLKEKEKEEGEEEAEEGAEA; from the coding sequence ATGTTTTTAACCCGAAGTGAATATGATCGAGGTGTTTCGACCTTTTCTCCGGAGGGCCGTCTATTCCAGGTGGAATATTCCTTGGAGGCCATTAAATTGGGTTCAACTGCCATCGGCATTTGTACCAGTGAGGGTGTTATATTAGCTGTGGAAAAGCGTGTTACTTCGCCACTTTTAGAAAGTGACAGCGTTGAAAAAATCATGGAGGTTGAAAAGCATGTCGGATGTGCTATGTCCGGTCTTACAGCCGATGCTCGTTCTCTTATTGATCATGCCAGAGTGGCTGCTGTTCAGCATGACTTGTACTATCATGAACCAATCGGAGTGGAAGCATTGACACAAAGCGTTTGTGATTTGGCTCTTCGATTTGGTGAGGGAGCATCTGGAGAGAAGAGACTTATGTCTAGACCGTTTGGTGTGGCATTGCTTGTGGCTGGttatgatgaagagaagggtCCTCAATTGTATCATTCTGAGCCCAGTGGAACCTTTTACCGATATGATGCAAAGGCCATTGGATCAGGATCTGAAGGAGCTCAGGCAGAGCTTCAAAATGAGTATCATAAGTCACTTACGTTGAAAGAGGCCGAATTTTTGGCCCTTAAAGTGCTTAAACAGGTGATGGAAGAGAAGCTAGATAGTAAAAATGCCCAGATGGCAAGTGTTACTAAAGAAGGTGGATTCAGAATTTACAGTGAGCAAGAATTGGCTGGTATAATAGACAAActaaaggagaaggagaaggaagagggagaagaggaggcagaagaagggGCAGAAGCATAG